The nucleotide sequence CTCGCCGGCCGCGTCCGCCGCCCGCTGATCCGCGACGACGGCCGCCTGCTCATCGTCGCCGCCGACCACCCCGCCCGTGGCGCGCTCGGCGTCGGCGACGACCCCATGGCGCTCGCCGACCGCGACGAGCTGCTCGCCGGCCTCGCCACCGCCCTCACGCGCGACGGCGTCGACGGCGTGCTCGGCACCCCGGACATCGTCGACGACCTCGCGCTCCTCGGCCTCCTCGACGACAAGGTGGTCGTCGGATCCATGAACCGCGGCGGCCTCCGCGGCGCCGTCTTCGAGATGGACGACCGCTTCACGGCCTACGACGTCGCCGGGATCATCCGCGACGGGCTCGACTTCGCGAAGACGCTCGTGCGTATCGCCCTGGGCGACGCCGGCACGGCCGCGACCCTCGAGGCCAACGCGCGCGCGGTCGACGACGCGGTGCGCGCCGGCCTGCCGATCATGCTCGAGCCGTTCATGAGCGCGTGGCAGGACGGCCGCATCGTCAACGACCTCACGCCCGACGCCGTCATCACCTCCATCGCCGTCGCGTCGGGCCTCGGCTCGTCGTCCGCGCGCACGTGGATGAAGCTGCCCGTCGTCGACGACATGGCCCGCGTCATGGCCGCGACCACCCTGCCCACGCTGCTGCTCGGCGGGGATCCGCAGGGCGCGAGCGAGGACACCTGGGCCGGCTGGGAGCACGCGCTCGACCTCCCCGGCGTCCGCGGCCTCGTCGTCGGCCGCACGCTCATCCACCCGGCCGACGGCGACGTCGCGCGCGCGGTCGACCAGGCCGTCGACCTCGTGCACGGCCGCGCCCGCCCCTGACCCCGAAGACCGACCCGACCCGTCCACCACCCGCCACCGCCACTGCCACTGCCTGAGGACACCATGACCGACACCGCCCCGCTCCCCGTCGTCCCGCACTGGATCGACGGCGCCCGCTCGCCCTCGACCTCCGGCCGCACCGCCCCGGTCTACGACCCGGCCCGCGGCGTCGTCACGAAGGAGGTCGCGCTCGCGGACGCCACGGAGATCGAGCGCGCGATCGCATCGGCCCACGCCGCGTTCCCCGCCTGGCGCGACCTCTCGCTCGCCAAGCGGCAGGCGATCCTCTTCCGCTTCCGCGAGCTGCTCGAGGCCGAGAAGGGCGAGCTGGCGGAGATCATCACGTCGGAGCACGGCAAGGTCGTGAGCGACGCGCTCGGCGAGATCACGCGCGGCCAGGAGGTCGTGGAGTTCGCGACGGGCCTCGCGCACCACCTCAAGGGCGAGTACTCGGAGCAGGTGTCCACGGGCGTCGACGTGTAC is from Clavibacter sp. A6099 and encodes:
- a CDS encoding class I fructose-bisphosphate aldolase codes for the protein MTSVDATRAPAEALRAGDLPGALQALRDVRATDPDAVARALAGRVRRPLIRDDGRLLIVAADHPARGALGVGDDPMALADRDELLAGLATALTRDGVDGVLGTPDIVDDLALLGLLDDKVVVGSMNRGGLRGAVFEMDDRFTAYDVAGIIRDGLDFAKTLVRIALGDAGTAATLEANARAVDDAVRAGLPIMLEPFMSAWQDGRIVNDLTPDAVITSIAVASGLGSSSARTWMKLPVVDDMARVMAATTLPTLLLGGDPQGASEDTWAGWEHALDLPGVRGLVVGRTLIHPADGDVARAVDQAVDLVHGRARP